A single region of the Blattabacterium cuenoti genome encodes:
- a CDS encoding Rid family detoxifying hydrolase — protein sequence MIPKKFSIEKIPSYGPYSTCVIVENFLFVSGQIAVEQKTGKIIYDTIEMETKKIMDNLKIILFENGIGFQNVIKTSIFVKNMNHFSKINDVYSEFFQKGNYPARETIQVSGLPKNANLEISLIAYKKN from the coding sequence AAAGTTTTCAATAGAAAAAATACCATCTTATGGACCATATAGTACATGTGTTATTGTAGAAAATTTTTTATTTGTTTCTGGACAAATTGCTGTCGAACAAAAAACTGGAAAAATTATCTATGATACTATAGAAATGGAAACAAAAAAAATAATGGATAATTTAAAAATTATTCTTTTTGAAAATGGAATAGGATTTCAAAATGTTATAAAAACTTCTATTTTCGTAAAAAATATGAATCATTTTTCTAAAATAAATGATGTATATTCTGAATTTTTTCAGAAAGGAAATTATCCAGCTAGAGAAACAATTCAAGTAAGTGGATTACCTAAAAATGCGAATTTAGAAATATCTTTAATCGCATACAAAAAAAATTAA